A window of the Coleofasciculaceae cyanobacterium genome harbors these coding sequences:
- a CDS encoding cobalt-precorrin-6A reductase gives MNGKVLLIGGTSDSAAIAAMLAAFNIRFVVTVTTITARSLYSSTVAIVVERMDRSRMQFFCQQNQIQAVVDASHPYAVEVSRQAIAICTQLNLPYLRYERVNYQASAVAQTDSFLMKLNSFDQLLAGDYLTKQRVFLTVGCQILPRFKSWQNRATLYARILPKIASLETAIAAGFTGDRLIAIRPPISVATETALWQQWKISLVVTKASGKAGGEDIKHQVAKDLGIPLIVIARPQITYPQQTSEIKDVLAFCQAI, from the coding sequence ATGAATGGTAAAGTCTTGCTAATTGGTGGAACTAGCGACAGTGCAGCCATAGCCGCAATGTTGGCTGCCTTCAATATACGGTTTGTCGTAACAGTAACTACCATAACTGCTCGCTCTTTGTACTCTTCCACCGTTGCCATAGTAGTTGAGCGTATGGATCGCTCAAGAATGCAGTTTTTCTGTCAGCAAAATCAAATTCAAGCTGTAGTTGATGCTTCCCATCCCTATGCAGTTGAGGTTTCGCGTCAGGCGATCGCCATTTGCACTCAGCTAAATCTTCCTTATCTACGTTACGAAAGAGTTAATTATCAAGCTTCAGCCGTCGCTCAAACCGACTCTTTTCTAATGAAATTAAATAGTTTTGACCAACTTCTAGCAGGTGATTATTTAACCAAACAGAGGGTATTTTTGACCGTTGGTTGCCAAATATTACCCCGATTCAAATCTTGGCAAAATCGAGCTACTCTATATGCCAGAATATTACCCAAAATAGCGTCTTTAGAAACGGCTATAGCCGCTGGGTTTACTGGCGATCGCCTGATTGCTATTCGCCCTCCGATTAGCGTGGCGACAGAAACAGCTTTATGGCAGCAATGGAAAATATCTTTAGTCGTAACTAAGGCATCAGGAAAAGCAGGGGGAGAAGACATCAAACATCAGGTAGCAAAGGATTTAGGTATTCCTTTAATCGTTATTGCTCGTCCTCAGATTACCTATCCGCAACAAACTTCAGAAATTAAAGATGTATTGGCTTTTTGCCAAGCAATTTAA
- a CDS encoding chlororespiratory reduction protein 7, with amino-acid sequence MPDPIMYQEDGYVVLESDLPEQFMTSAELEAKLINLLLSEEVIIPKELKQFDLVQLQARHLMNNYFELDIGADKYLQWYVVRLEK; translated from the coding sequence ATGCCAGATCCAATTATGTATCAAGAGGATGGCTATGTTGTCCTCGAATCAGATCTACCTGAACAATTCATGACCTCAGCAGAATTAGAAGCCAAACTGATAAATCTCTTGCTGTCAGAGGAAGTCATCATTCCCAAGGAACTAAAGCAGTTTGACTTGGTTCAATTACAGGCACGACACTTAATGAACAATTACTTTGAATTAGATATAGGTGCTGATAAGTACTTGCAGTGGTATGTTGTGCGTTTAGAAAAGTAA
- a CDS encoding YdiU family protein has product MKTNSNPLLNLEYQSVMENLGDDYYDVVAAAEFPAHYLRFRNDKLIPLLGLQPDLVSDADFIDAFGKFNGVRPFLALRYHGYQFGAYNPFLGDGRGFLYGQLRGVDGNLYDLGTKGSGRTPYSRSADGRLTLKGGVREVLAAEALHQLGVNTSRCLSLIETGEPLWRGDEPSPTRSSVMVRFSKSHIRFGTFERLYYFKRRDLVDKLLDSVVAVYYPDIANTKDKYSHFYTELVARVAQLAAQWMAAGFCHGVLNTDNMSIAGESFDYGPYAFIPTYDARFTAASFDYGGRYSYGNQPYICKSNLEMLQLPLAMVTEQSNLAAGLAQFDDCYQQHYQKLMLQKLGFDRFLGFLGTELVTQTINLLRDTEISYHGFFAELAQGFNYGWREDSSLILENANFSSQVTANWRGFYHQCLNQLPVAEMNRIGDRLKARNPQTALLRPLIESVWQSISETNDWQPFNDLVNQLQLTNE; this is encoded by the coding sequence ATGAAAACTAACTCTAATCCTCTACTAAACCTTGAATACCAATCTGTGATGGAAAATTTAGGTGATGATTACTATGATGTTGTAGCTGCTGCCGAATTCCCTGCACATTATTTGCGTTTTCGCAACGATAAATTAATACCTTTGCTGGGTTTGCAACCAGATTTAGTTAGTGATGCTGATTTTATTGATGCCTTTGGTAAATTTAACGGAGTCCGACCTTTCTTAGCTTTACGTTATCATGGCTATCAATTTGGGGCATATAATCCCTTTTTAGGCGATGGCAGAGGTTTCTTATATGGGCAACTTCGAGGTGTAGACGGAAATTTATATGACCTAGGCACAAAAGGTTCGGGTAGAACACCCTATTCGCGCAGTGCCGATGGTAGACTGACTCTCAAAGGAGGAGTAAGAGAAGTTTTAGCTGCGGAAGCTTTGCATCAATTAGGAGTTAATACTTCTCGTTGCTTGAGCCTAATTGAAACTGGCGAACCTTTATGGCGGGGTGATGAACCTTCCCCAACTCGTTCATCGGTAATGGTTCGGTTTAGCAAGTCTCATATTCGTTTTGGGACGTTTGAAAGATTGTACTATTTCAAACGTCGCGATCTTGTTGATAAGCTATTAGACAGCGTTGTTGCAGTTTACTATCCAGATATTGCCAATACCAAGGATAAATATAGTCACTTCTATACCGAGTTAGTCGCTAGAGTAGCTCAGCTAGCAGCACAGTGGATGGCTGCCGGATTTTGTCATGGAGTTTTAAACACGGATAATATGTCGATCGCTGGGGAAAGTTTTGATTATGGTCCTTATGCTTTTATTCCTACCTATGATGCTCGATTTACGGCAGCTAGTTTTGACTATGGTGGACGCTATAGTTATGGTAATCAGCCATATATTTGCAAGTCTAATTTAGAAATGCTGCAATTGCCTCTGGCAATGGTTACGGAACAATCGAATTTGGCGGCAGGGTTAGCTCAATTTGATGATTGTTATCAACAACATTATCAAAAACTTATGCTGCAAAAATTAGGATTCGATCGCTTTTTGGGATTTTTGGGAACTGAACTAGTAACTCAAACCATCAATTTATTAAGAGATACTGAAATTAGCTATCATGGTTTTTTTGCTGAACTAGCTCAAGGATTTAATTACGGTTGGCGAGAAGATAGCAGCTTAATTTTGGAAAACGCTAACTTTAGCTCACAAGTAACCGCTAACTGGCGTGGCTTTTATCATCAATGCTTAAATCAATTGCCCGTTGCCGAGATGAATCGCATTGGCGATCGCCTTAAAGCCCGAAATCCTCAAACTGCATTGTTACGACCTTTAATTGAATCGGTTTGGCAATCAATCAGCGAAACAAATGATTGGCAACCTTTTAATGATTTAGTTAATCAGTTACAGCTAACAAATGAGTAA
- a CDS encoding mannose-1-phosphate guanyltransferase has translation MMRAVLMAGGSGTRLRPLTCDLPKPMVPVLNRPIAEHIINLLKRHNITEVIAALYYLPDVMRDYFQDGSDFGVQMTYAVEEEQPLGTAGCVKNIQQWLDDTFVTISGDAITDFDLQAAIAFHREKKSKATLILTRVPNPVEFGVVITDREGKIERFLEKPSLSEIFSDTVNTGTYILEPEVLDYLPENQESDFSKDLFPLLLEKQEPMYGYVAEGYWCDVGHLEAYREAQYDGLDQKVKLDFPYKQKSAGIWIGNNTYVDPSAVIETPAMIGNNCRIGARVKIEAGTVIGDNVTVGSDANLKRPIIWNGATVGDEAHLRACIISRGTRMDRRSQALEGSVIGSLSIVGEEAQIAPGVRVWPSKRIESGAILNINLIWGNTAQRNLFGQRGVSGLANIDLTPEFVVKLGASYGSTLKLDSTVIVSRDQRSVSRMLGRAIISGLMSAGINVQNLEATAIPIARAMMTHMVDVSGGIHIRLEPNRPDYLLIEFFDKQGISISKSQEKKIEGAYFKEDLRRVSVQEIGSVSYPSGILDTYSRAFEKHVNIEAVRSSSSKIVIDYVYAVAGAILPQLLVKFGCDAVVLNASLKETAISANQKEVLLDQLGQVVEALKANFGVQVSANGEQFILVDEAGLPIRDEALTALMVNTIFTAHPRSTVVVPVNASSAVEEIARRHDGKVIRTKVNPTALMAAAQNNLHVVLGGSSDMGFIFPQLHPGFDAMFSIAKLIEMLTIQERSLADIRHDLPNVYYKSCSIRCPWKVKGSLMRYLVETHSPENLELIDGVKIFNPQNDNWVLILPDAGEPLIHIYANSGERYWVDRQLAEYRQRVQSFIDHEQS, from the coding sequence ATGATGCGAGCAGTGCTAATGGCTGGTGGTTCAGGGACTAGATTGCGCCCATTAACCTGCGATCTGCCCAAACCAATGGTACCCGTGCTAAACCGTCCTATAGCCGAACACATCATCAATTTGCTAAAACGTCATAATATTACTGAGGTTATTGCTGCTCTTTACTATCTTCCCGATGTGATGCGGGATTATTTTCAAGACGGTAGCGACTTTGGAGTACAAATGACCTATGCGGTGGAAGAAGAGCAGCCATTAGGAACAGCAGGATGTGTTAAAAATATTCAGCAGTGGTTAGATGACACTTTTGTCACCATTAGCGGGGATGCGATTACGGATTTTGACCTGCAAGCTGCGATCGCTTTTCATCGTGAGAAAAAATCCAAAGCAACCTTAATTTTGACTCGCGTACCTAACCCTGTAGAGTTTGGCGTAGTAATTACCGACCGAGAGGGGAAGATCGAGCGCTTTTTAGAAAAGCCTTCCCTGAGTGAAATTTTCTCGGATACGGTCAACACAGGTACATATATTCTCGAACCAGAAGTTCTCGATTACCTCCCAGAAAATCAGGAGTCAGATTTTTCCAAGGATTTGTTCCCTTTATTGCTAGAAAAGCAAGAACCAATGTATGGCTATGTTGCCGAAGGTTACTGGTGTGATGTCGGTCATTTAGAAGCCTACCGTGAAGCTCAGTATGACGGATTAGACCAGAAAGTTAAGCTGGATTTTCCCTATAAACAGAAGTCGGCGGGAATTTGGATTGGCAACAATACTTATGTCGATCCTAGTGCGGTCATTGAAACACCAGCTATGATTGGCAATAATTGTCGTATTGGAGCGCGGGTCAAGATCGAAGCTGGAACAGTAATTGGTGATAATGTTACCGTTGGCTCGGATGCTAACCTCAAGCGACCTATTATCTGGAATGGAGCTACAGTAGGAGATGAGGCTCATTTACGTGCCTGCATAATCTCTCGTGGTACGAGAATGGATCGGCGATCGCAGGCTTTAGAAGGTTCGGTGATTGGTAGCTTGTCTATCGTCGGAGAAGAAGCTCAAATTGCACCAGGAGTTAGAGTTTGGCCGAGTAAAAGAATTGAATCTGGAGCAATACTTAATATCAATTTAATTTGGGGTAATACAGCCCAACGTAATCTTTTTGGACAACGGGGCGTATCGGGACTGGCTAACATCGATCTAACCCCTGAGTTTGTCGTCAAGCTGGGTGCTTCTTATGGTTCAACCCTCAAGCTTGATTCGACAGTCATTGTCTCTCGCGATCAACGCAGCGTCTCCCGTATGCTTGGTAGAGCTATTATTTCTGGATTGATGTCGGCGGGAATCAACGTGCAAAATTTAGAAGCAACTGCTATTCCCATTGCCCGTGCCATGATGACCCACATGGTAGATGTGTCAGGCGGGATTCATATTCGTTTAGAACCTAATCGACCTGATTATTTATTAATTGAATTTTTTGATAAACAGGGAATCAGCATTTCTAAATCTCAAGAAAAAAAGATTGAAGGAGCTTATTTTAAAGAGGACTTGCGCCGAGTGTCGGTTCAAGAAATTGGTAGCGTTAGTTATCCTAGTGGCATTTTAGATACCTATAGTCGTGCTTTTGAAAAACACGTCAATATAGAAGCCGTTCGTAGCAGCAGTTCTAAAATTGTCATTGATTATGTGTATGCCGTAGCTGGAGCAATTTTACCCCAGCTTTTAGTCAAGTTTGGCTGTGATGCAGTGGTGTTAAATGCCAGCTTAAAAGAAACTGCTATTTCTGCCAACCAAAAAGAAGTGCTGTTGGATCAATTGGGTCAAGTAGTTGAAGCTCTAAAAGCCAATTTTGGCGTGCAGGTATCTGCTAACGGAGAACAATTTATTTTGGTGGATGAGGCGGGTTTGCCAATTCGCGATGAAGCTTTGACAGCTTTGATGGTTAATACTATTTTTACGGCTCATCCTCGCAGCACGGTAGTAGTTCCCGTCAATGCTTCTAGTGCAGTAGAAGAAATTGCTCGTCGTCATGATGGGAAAGTGATTCGCACGAAAGTCAATCCGACAGCATTAATGGCAGCGGCCCAGAATAATCTTCATGTAGTGTTAGGAGGTAGTAGCGATATGGGCTTTATTTTTCCTCAACTCCATCCTGGTTTTGACGCTATGTTTAGCATTGCCAAACTGATCGAAATGCTAACAATTCAAGAGCGATCGCTGGCCGATATTCGTCATGATTTACCAAATGTTTATTATAAATCTTGCTCGATTCGCTGTCCTTGGAAAGTTAAAGGCTCTTTGATGCGTTATTTGGTAGAAACTCATTCTCCAGAAAATTTGGAGTTAATTGACGGCGTAAAAATATTTAATCCGCAAAATGATAACTGGGTATTAATTTTGCCGGATGCGGGTGAACCACTAATCCATATTTATGCCAACAGTGGCGAGCGCTACTGGGTAGATCGGCAACTGGCTGAATATCGTCAGCGAGTCCAAAGTTTTATCGATCACGAACAAAGTTAG
- the leuS gene encoding leucine--tRNA ligase, giving the protein MESRYNAAEIEQKWQQQWQESGIDKTPQQSERPKFYALSMFPYPSGDLHMGHVRNYVITDVIARLKRMQGYRVLHPMGWDAFGLPAENAAIDRGIPPAKWTFKNIAQMRDQLKQLGLSIDWDREVATCSPDYYKWTQWLFLQFLDAGLAYQKEAAVNWDPIDQTVLANEQVDNEGRSWRSGAIVERKLLKQWFFKITDYAEKLLQDLAQLKGWPERVKTMQANWIGKSVGAYLEFAIVGRDDKIAVFTTRPDTVYGVTYVVLAPEHPLTPEVTVPEQKKAVSAFIEEIKGESEIERTAEDKPKRGILTGGKAINPFNGEEVPILIADYVLYEYGTGAVMGVPAHDVRDFKFATEKGLAIKTVIVPEGQDANEPLQAAHTEPGIIVNSRQFDGTPSVEGKAKIIEYAEQQGYGQARIQYRLRDWLISRQRYWGCPIPVIHCDDCGTVPVPDRDLPVELPEAIELSGRGGSPLAQLDSWINIDCPCCGKPAKRETDTMDTFIDSSWYFLRYSDANNTETAFAQDKVNDWMPVDQYVGGIEHAILHLLYSRFFTKVLRDRGLLNFDEPFKRLLTQGMVQGLTYKNPQTNKYIPAADVNRDQPIDPETGDRLEVFFEKMSKSKYNGVAPEDVIADYGVDTARMFVMFKAPPEKDLEWDDADVEGQFRFLNRVWSLVTNYTCAKVTEQSQELTKAEKDLRRAIHTAIKEITEDLTGDYQFNTAVSELMKLSNALKDTECKTSPVYQEGIETLVLLLAPFAPHIAEELWSCLGNTESVHQQQWREVDESALMVDEITLVVQIMGKTRGTIQVPASCDRAALEKYATESDIAQHYLEGKEVKKVIVVPNKLVNFVVAK; this is encoded by the coding sequence GTGGAGTCACGATACAACGCAGCAGAAATAGAACAGAAATGGCAGCAGCAATGGCAAGAATCGGGAATAGACAAAACTCCCCAGCAAAGTGAGCGACCAAAATTCTACGCCTTGTCAATGTTTCCCTATCCTTCAGGAGACCTACACATGGGTCATGTGCGTAACTATGTAATTACGGATGTAATTGCTCGTCTGAAGCGAATGCAAGGTTATCGAGTACTACATCCTATGGGTTGGGATGCTTTTGGTTTGCCCGCCGAAAATGCAGCGATTGATCGCGGTATTCCTCCTGCCAAGTGGACATTTAAAAATATTGCTCAAATGCGCGATCAGCTAAAGCAATTAGGACTTTCCATCGACTGGGACAGAGAGGTTGCTACTTGTTCTCCTGACTACTATAAGTGGACACAGTGGCTGTTTCTACAGTTTCTTGATGCAGGGTTAGCTTATCAAAAAGAAGCTGCCGTTAACTGGGATCCTATCGACCAAACCGTATTAGCAAATGAACAGGTAGATAATGAAGGGCGCAGTTGGCGTTCGGGGGCAATTGTCGAACGCAAGTTGCTTAAACAGTGGTTTTTTAAGATCACTGACTATGCCGAAAAGCTCTTGCAAGATTTGGCTCAGCTAAAAGGTTGGCCCGAACGAGTGAAAACCATGCAGGCGAACTGGATTGGTAAGTCTGTGGGAGCATATTTAGAATTTGCGATCGTGGGCAGAGACGACAAGATTGCTGTCTTTACTACCCGTCCTGACACGGTATACGGTGTAACCTATGTGGTGCTTGCTCCAGAACATCCTTTGACTCCAGAAGTAACTGTACCCGAACAAAAAAAAGCGGTATCAGCATTTATCGAAGAAATTAAAGGGGAAAGTGAAATTGAACGAACTGCTGAAGATAAACCTAAGCGGGGTATTTTAACTGGCGGGAAGGCAATCAATCCCTTTAATGGCGAAGAAGTGCCAATTTTAATTGCTGACTATGTTTTGTATGAATATGGTACTGGCGCAGTAATGGGCGTACCTGCCCATGACGTTAGGGATTTTAAATTTGCCACAGAGAAAGGCTTAGCGATCAAAACGGTAATTGTTCCTGAAGGACAAGATGCAAATGAGCCGCTGCAAGCAGCCCATACCGAACCTGGAATAATAGTTAATTCGCGACAGTTCGATGGAACACCATCGGTAGAAGGTAAAGCCAAAATTATTGAGTACGCCGAACAACAGGGCTATGGTCAAGCGCGCATTCAATATCGCTTGCGCGACTGGTTGATTTCCCGTCAAAGATACTGGGGTTGTCCGATTCCCGTAATTCACTGTGATGATTGTGGTACTGTACCCGTACCAGATCGGGATCTGCCCGTGGAGTTGCCCGAAGCTATAGAACTATCAGGACGAGGAGGATCTCCTTTAGCTCAGTTGGATAGCTGGATTAATATTGATTGTCCCTGCTGTGGTAAGCCTGCTAAACGGGAAACCGATACAATGGATACTTTTATTGATTCATCTTGGTATTTCCTGCGTTACAGCGACGCTAACAACACTGAAACCGCTTTTGCTCAGGATAAGGTTAATGACTGGATGCCTGTCGATCAATACGTAGGCGGTATCGAACACGCTATTTTGCACCTATTATATTCTCGCTTTTTTACTAAGGTATTGCGCGATCGCGGTTTACTCAACTTTGATGAACCGTTTAAACGCCTGTTAACCCAAGGCATGGTGCAGGGATTAACTTATAAAAATCCTCAGACTAATAAATATATTCCTGCTGCCGATGTTAATCGGGATCAGCCAATAGATCCTGAAACGGGAGATCGGCTAGAGGTTTTCTTTGAGAAAATGTCTAAGTCTAAATACAACGGTGTCGCCCCTGAAGATGTCATTGCCGATTACGGCGTAGATACAGCCCGTATGTTTGTCATGTTCAAAGCCCCACCTGAGAAAGATTTGGAATGGGACGATGCTGATGTTGAAGGGCAATTTCGCTTTTTAAATCGGGTTTGGTCTTTGGTGACAAATTACACTTGTGCTAAAGTAACTGAACAATCTCAAGAACTAACTAAAGCAGAAAAAGACTTACGCCGAGCTATTCATACGGCAATTAAGGAAATTACGGAAGATTTAACCGGAGATTATCAGTTTAATACCGCTGTCTCGGAATTAATGAAGTTAAGTAATGCTCTTAAGGATACTGAGTGCAAAACTTCTCCAGTTTACCAAGAGGGTATTGAAACTTTAGTTCTGTTGCTCGCTCCTTTTGCCCCCCATATTGCCGAAGAGCTTTGGAGTTGTTTGGGGAACACTGAATCAGTCCATCAACAGCAATGGCGCGAAGTAGACGAGTCTGCCTTGATGGTAGATGAAATTACCTTAGTAGTGCAAATTATGGGTAAAACTCGCGGTACGATTCAAGTTCCTGCTAGCTGTGATCGAGCAGCCTTAGAAAAGTATGCCACCGAATCAGATATTGCTCAACATTATCTAGAAGGCAAAGAGGTTAAAAAAGTCATTGTCGTGCCAAATAAGCTAGTTAACTTCGTTGTAGCAAAATAA
- a CDS encoding glycoside hydrolase family protein produces the protein MQLVNQAKKFFYLSCLVLLLLKLRDISQPQAHFDWQNYGQALSKLFNYWQIGQPFSAPNANVSPSLYATQPLVMQGGDPYIRALMRTITASEANVSHPYNVIYGGEQIDDLSSHPEVCVTIVAGPNIGNCTTAAGRYQMLDFTWSKQAQKYHPNPSGIWRWQTYSFEAQYQDAVVHSWLSDTNAWGTDIPQLLRQGEITQVLKLLSGTWTSLGYGIETNSMSSYLPQIYQNMLTQELS, from the coding sequence ATGCAACTAGTCAATCAAGCTAAAAAGTTTTTCTATTTAAGTTGTTTAGTGTTACTGCTCCTGAAATTAAGAGATATTAGTCAACCCCAGGCGCATTTCGATTGGCAAAATTATGGGCAAGCATTATCAAAGCTGTTCAATTATTGGCAGATAGGGCAGCCATTTTCAGCACCAAATGCTAATGTTTCTCCCAGTTTATACGCTACCCAGCCATTGGTTATGCAGGGAGGAGATCCTTATATTAGAGCCTTAATGCGGACAATTACTGCTAGTGAAGCGAATGTTTCACATCCATATAATGTCATCTATGGTGGTGAGCAGATTGACGATCTTAGTAGTCATCCTGAAGTCTGTGTCACCATTGTAGCTGGACCCAATATAGGCAACTGTACTACTGCTGCTGGGCGATATCAAATGCTGGATTTCACCTGGAGTAAACAAGCGCAAAAATATCATCCCAATCCTTCAGGTATTTGGCGTTGGCAAACCTACAGTTTTGAAGCTCAATATCAAGATGCTGTCGTTCACAGTTGGTTAAGCGATACTAATGCCTGGGGAACGGATATTCCTCAACTACTGAGACAAGGAGAAATAACTCAGGTGCTGAAGTTGCTTTCTGGTACTTGGACGAGCCTTGGCTATGGTATTGAAACTAATTCTATGAGCAGTTATTTGCCTCAAATTTATCAAAATATGTTAACACAAGAGCTCAGCTAG
- a CDS encoding DUF1295 domain-containing protein, producing the protein MKIKHPINLHKFLTFAFVLGLMVIYQNFTVAPWIYLSLHGTYGIMWLIKDRLYPDRQWESEIPTIMGIVIFAVLGLYWVAPFILISSGVQSSAPLMAAAIATNLLGILLHYGSDAQKYFTLKYNSGLITEGFFSRSRNPNYLGEILIYLGFAMLAQHWLPFVILGLVAASVFVPNMLKKDRSLARYREFAAYKERSGLLLPKLFVNQSAETVAETIEVN; encoded by the coding sequence ATGAAAATCAAACATCCCATCAATTTGCACAAATTCCTGACCTTTGCCTTCGTTTTAGGCTTAATGGTTATATATCAAAATTTTACTGTAGCTCCTTGGATATATCTCTCACTTCACGGAACTTATGGCATTATGTGGCTAATTAAAGATCGTCTGTATCCCGATCGCCAGTGGGAATCAGAAATACCAACCATTATGGGAATTGTAATCTTTGCTGTGCTGGGATTATATTGGGTTGCACCCTTTATTTTAATTAGTAGTGGAGTACAGTCTAGCGCACCTTTGATGGCAGCAGCGATCGCTACGAATCTCTTGGGAATATTACTGCATTACGGTAGCGATGCCCAAAAATACTTTACGCTCAAATATAACTCAGGATTAATTACCGAAGGATTCTTTAGCCGTAGCCGTAATCCTAACTATTTAGGAGAGATTTTGATCTATCTCGGTTTTGCGATGTTGGCGCAGCATTGGCTTCCTTTCGTGATTTTAGGCTTAGTTGCGGCTTCAGTTTTTGTGCCAAATATGCTGAAAAAAGATCGATCTCTAGCTCGCTATCGTGAGTTTGCTGCCTATAAAGAACGTTCTGGTTTACTATTACCCAAGCTGTTTGTTAATCAATCAGCAGAAACAGTAG
- a CDS encoding single-stranded DNA-binding protein, whose translation MNSCILMAQIVSDPELRSTQDKLSVSSMMVEFESTKEGEAPGKVQVEGWGKLAEEIKNTYSSGDRVIVEGRLSMNLFEMPEGYKEKRAKLVASRIYAIGGSSSTVKPQQAQQPDNVVNFASSPQAQPETNYVDTTATTPEPASVPASGGNEDWDEIPF comes from the coding sequence ATGAATAGCTGTATTTTGATGGCGCAGATAGTCAGCGATCCTGAATTACGTTCTACTCAAGATAAGCTTAGCGTATCTTCGATGATGGTTGAATTTGAATCAACCAAAGAAGGGGAAGCCCCAGGAAAAGTACAGGTAGAAGGGTGGGGCAAGCTAGCTGAAGAAATTAAAAATACTTATAGTTCAGGCGATCGCGTCATTGTTGAAGGTCGTTTATCGATGAATCTGTTTGAAATGCCCGAAGGCTATAAAGAAAAGCGTGCCAAATTAGTTGCCTCGCGAATTTATGCGATTGGTGGTTCAAGTTCTACGGTTAAACCGCAGCAAGCTCAGCAACCTGATAATGTCGTTAATTTTGCTTCTAGCCCCCAAGCTCAACCTGAGACTAACTATGTCGATACTACAGCTACAACCCCAGAACCTGCGTCTGTCCCTGCCAGTGGCGGCAATGAAGATTGGGATGAAATTCCTTTTTAA